The DNA window CGGTGGCGCGCGAGAAGATGATCGAGCCCGAGCTGGTCATCGAGGCGATGGAGGACAGCCTCGCCCGGGCCGCCAAGTCGCGCTATGGCGCCGAGATGGACATCCGGGTCAAGATCGACCGCAAGACCGGCAACGCGACATTCACCCGCGCCCGCACCGTGGTGACGGACGAGGAGCTGGAAAACTATCAGTCGCAGTTCACCCCGGATCAGGCGAAAACCTATTTCGAGCCGTCCAGGGACGGTCGCGGCACCTGGTGGCGCGACGGCACCCGGCTGGACGATTTCTCGGGCGCGCCGCAACCGGGCGACGTGTTCGAAGAGGTGGTGCCGCCCGTCGATCTGGGCCGGATCGCCGCGCAATCGGCCAAGCAGGTGATCCTGCAACGGGTCCGCGAGGCCGAACGCGACCGTCAATACGAGGAGTTCAAGGACCGCGCCGGCACCATCATCAACGGCATCGTCAAGCGCGAGGAATACGGCAACATCATCGTCGATGTCGGCCGGGGCGAGGCGATCCTGCGCCGCAACGAAAAGATCGGGCGCGAATCCTATCGCCCGAATGACCGCATCCGCACCTATATCAAGGATGTGCGCCGCGAGACGCGCGGGCCGCAGATATTCCTGTCGCGCACCGATCCGCAATTCATGGCCGAGCTGTTCAAGATGGAGGTGCCCGAAATCTATGACGGCATCATCGACATCAAGGCCGTGGCCCGCGATCCGGGCAGCCGCGCCAAGATCGCCGTCATCAGCTATGACAGCAGCATCGACCCGGTCGGCGCCTGCGTCGGCATGCGCGGCAGCCGGGTGCAGGCCGTGGTGGGCGAATTGCAGGGCGAGAAGATCGACATCATCCCCTGGAACGAGGATCAGGCGACCTTCCTGGTCAACGCGCTGCAGCCGGCCGAGGTCAGCAAGGTCGTGTTCGACGAAGAGGCCGGCAAGATCGAGGTCGTGGTGCCCGACGAACAGCTGTCGCTTGCCATCGGCCGGCGCGGCCAGAACGTGCGTCTGGCCAGCCAGCTGACCGGGCTGGACATCGACATCCTGACCGAGGAAGAGGAATCCAAGCGTCGTCAGGCCGAGTTCAACGCCCGCACGCAGCTGTTCATGGAGGCGCTGGACCTGGACGAGTTCTTCGCCCAGCTTCTGGTCGCCGAAGGCTTCACCGATCTGGAAGAGGTGGCCTATGTCGAACAGGACGAGCTTCTGTCGATCGACGGCGTGGACGAGGATACGGCCCGCGAATTGCAGGCCCGCGCCCGTGACGTACTGGAGGCCCGGGCCAAGGCCGCGCTGGACAACGCCCGCGAACTGGGCGCCGAGGACAGCCTTATTGAATTCGAGGGGCTGACCCCCCAGATGGTAGAGGCGTTGGCCAAGGACGGCGTCAAGACCCTGGAAGATTTCGCCACCTGCGCCGACTGGGAACTGGCCGGCGGCTGGACCACGGTGAACGGGCAGCGGGTCAAGGACGAAGGGCTGCTGGAACCGTTCGAGGTTTCGCTGGAAGAGGCGCAGACCATGGTCATGACCGCGCGCGTCATGCTGGGCTGGGTCGATCCGACCGAATTGGACGGTGGGGACGACCCGGACGCCGACGCCGAGGCCGACGGGGCCGAAGGCGGCACCGACGAGGAGGCCGGGGCGTGATGCCCCGGATTTGCCCCCTTGAGCCGCGGTGGACGCATAAAGCAACGCGATGAGCCCGAACGGCGCTGCATCGTCACCGGCGAGGTGCAACCCAAGCGCGGGCTGATCCGCTTTGTCGTCGGCCCCGATGGCACGGTGGTGCCCGACCTGGCCGAAAAGCTGCCCGGTCGCGGCATCTGGGTGACGGCCGACCGCGCCGCCATCGATAAGGCGGCGGCGAAGGGGCTGTTTTCGCGCGCGGCCAGGACGCAGGCAAGACCCCCCGAGGGTCTGGCCGATCTGGTCGAGGCCGCGACGGCCCGGCGGGTCGTCGAACTGGTGTCGCTGGCCCGGAAATCGGGCAAGGCGGTGGCCGGGTTCGAGAAGGTAAAGGGCTGGCTGTCCGAGGGTCGCGCGAAGGTGCTGTTACAGGCCAGCGACGGATCGGAACGCGGCAAGGGCAAGCTGTGGACGCCGACCGGCGGGCGCTGGTTCGGCTGCCTGACCGCATCAGAATTGGGTTTGTCCTTCGGACGCGATCATGTCATACACGGCGCGCTTGCGGCGGGTGGCCTGACGGACAAGGTGATCTTGGAAGCCGGCAGACTGACGGGTCTGCGCGGGCATGACGGTGGTAATACGGCCACCGGGAAGGAATGAAGACGCAGATGAGCGACAAAGACGGAAAGAAGACCCTGGGACTCGGCGGCGCTGGCCGTTCGGGTCAGGTCAAGCAAAGCTTCAGCCATGGTCGCACCAAGAACGTGGTCGTGGAAACCAAGCGCAAGCGCGTCGTGGTGCCCAAGCCGGGCGCCGCGCCGGGTGCGGCCGGCGCCGACAAGCCGAAATCCTCCTTGGTGTCGAAGCATGCCGGTGATCCGTCCAGGCGTCCGGCCGGCATCTCGGAAGCCGAGATGGAGCGTCGCCTGAAGGCGCTGGCCGCCGCCAAGGCGCGCGAGGTCGACGAGGCCGCCGCACGCGAGGCCGAGGAAAAGGCCCGCGAGGAAGAACGCGAACGCCGCCGCGCCGAGGCCGAGGCAAAGGAGCGCGAGGACCGCGAACGCGAAGAGGCGCTGAAGGCCAAGGCCGAGGAAGACGCCCGCCGCACCCGCGAGGCCGAGGACAAGACCCGGCGCAAGGACGAACCGAAGAAAGAGACGGCGAAAAAGCCGGCCGCGCCCGCCGCCCCCGATCAGGCCGCGATCGAGGCTGCCGCCGCACGCGCCGAGACCAAGGGCGTCACCGCCGCCGGTCCGCGCAAGACCGACCGCGACCGCGCCGACCGCGGCCCCGACCGCGATGCGCGCGGCAAGGGCGCCCGCGACGACAACCGCCGCGCCGGCAAGCTGTCGCTGAACCAGGCACTGTCGGGCGAAGGCGGCCGTCAGCGCAGCCTGGCCGCGATGAAGCGCAAGCAGGAACGCACCCGCCAGAAGGCGATGGGCCAGTCGGTGCGCGCCGAAAAGCAGGTGCGCGACGTGCAGCTGCCCGAAACCATCGTGGTGCAGGAACTGGCCAACCGGATGGCGGAACGCGCCGCCGACGTGGTCAAGTCGCTGATGAAGATGGGCATGATGGTCAGCATGAACCAGGCCATCGACGCCGACACGGCGCAGCTTGTGATCGAGGAATTCGGCCACAACGCGGTGCGGGTGTCGGACGCCGACGTGGAACAGGTCATCGCCGATGTCGAGGACAAGGCCGAGGATCTGCAACCGCGCCCGCCGATCGTCACCATCATGGGTCACGTCGATCACGGCAAGACCTCGCTGCTGGATGCGATCCGCAACGCCAATATCGTGTCGGGCGAAGCCGGCGGCATCACCCAGCATATCGGCGCCTATCAGGTGCAGACCGAATCGGGGGCGACGCTGACCTTCCTCGATACGCCGGGCCACGCCGCCTTCACCTCGATGCGGGCGCGCGGTGCCAATGTCACGGATATCGTCGTGCTGGTCGTGGCCGCCGACGACGCGGTCATGCCGCAGACGGTCGAGGCGATCAATCACGCCCGCGCCGCCGGCGTGCCGATGATCGTGGCGATCAACAAGGTCGACAAGCCGGCCGCCGATCCCGACAAGGTGCGCAGCGCGCTGCTGCACCAGGAGGTGATCGTCGAGAAGCTGTCGGGCGACGTGCAGGATGTCGAGGTGTCGGCCAAGACCGGCCAGGGGCTGGACGAACTGCTTGAGGCCATCGCCCTGCAATCCGAGATCCTGGAACTGAACGCCAACCCCGCCCGCGCCGCACAGGGCGCGGTGATCGAGGCGCAGCTTGACGTGGGCCGCGGCCCGGTCGCGACGGTTCTGGTCCAGAACGGCACGCTGCGGCGCGGCGACATCTTTGTCGTCGGCGAACAGTGGGGCAAGGTCCGCGCGCTCATCAACGACAAGGGCGAGCGCGTGGACGAAGCCGCGCCCTCGGTCCCGGTCGAGGTTCTGGGTCTGAACGGCACGCCCGAGGCCGGCGACGTGCTGAACGTCGTCGAGACCGAGGCGCAGGCGCGCGAGATCGCCGATTACCGCATGCAGCAGGCCAAGGACAAACGCGCCGCGGCCGGTGCGGCGGTGACGCTGGACCAGATGCTGGCCAAGGCCAAGGCCGATCAGACCGTGGCTGAACTGCCGGTGGTCGTGAAGGCCGATGTGCAGGGCTCGGCCGAGGCGATCGTGCAGGCGCTGGAAAAGGTCGGCAACGACGAGGTGCGCGTCCGCGTGCTGCATTACGGCGTCGGCGCGATCACCGAATCCGATATCGGCCTGGCCGAGGCATCCAAGGCCCCCGTCATCGGCTTCAACGTCCGCGCCAACGCGCCCGCCCGCAGCAGCGCCAACCAGAAGGGCGTGGAGATCCGGTACTATTCGGTGATCTACGACCTGATGGACGACATCAAGGCGGCGGCGTCGGGCCTGCTGTCGGCCGAGGTGCGCGAGAACTTCATCGGCTATGCCGAGATCCGCGAGGTCTTCAAGGTCACCGGCGTCGGCAAGGTTGCGGGCTGTCTGGTCACCGAAGGCGTTGCCCGCCGGTCCGCAGGCGTCCGCCTGCTGCGCGACAACGTGGTGATCCACGAAGGCACGCTGAAGACGCTGAAGCGCTTCAAGGACGAGGTCAAGGAAGTGCAGTCGGGTCAGGAATGCGGCATGGCGTTCGAGAATTACGACGACATCCGCCAGGGCGATGTCATCGAGATCTTCGAGCGTGAAGAGGTCGAACGCACGCTGTAACCCAAGCGGATGCCGTGAGAACGTCAAGGGCGGCCCGGTGGGGTCGCCCTTTTTCCGTGCTCGGGGTCCATCAGGGCCGGACAGCGGCAGGTTTCATCGGGCGAAGGGTCGGCCCGCTGCAAGCCCGGCTTTTACAGCCACATCTGCAAGGCCGGGATCAGCGGGATGTCGGCCGGCGGCATCGGGTAGTTCCGCAGATCGGCGGCCCGCACCCATGTCAGCGCCTGCCCCTCGCGCGGCTGCACGATTCCCTGCCATTTGCGGCAGGCAAAGACCGGCATCAGCAGGTGAAAATCGTCATAGCCGTGGCTGGCGAAGGTCAGCGGCGCAAGGCACGAGGTCCAGGTGTCGATCCCCAGCTCCTCGTGCAGTTCGCGGATCAGCGCGGCTTCGGGCGTTTCACCGGGTTCGACCTTGCCGCCCGGAAACTCCCACAGCCCGGCCATCGGCTTGCCCCTGGGGCGCTGCGCCAGCAGGACGCGGCCGTCGGGGTCGATCAGGGCGACGGCGGCGACAAGGACGGTTTTCACGACCGGTAATCGGCGTTGATGTCGATATAGCCATGGGTCAGATCGCAGGTCCACACGGTCTGCGCGCCCTGCCCCAGCCCCAGATCGACCGAGATCACCAGTTCGCGGTTCTTCATATAGGCGCTGGCCGCATCCTCGTCGTAATCGGGTGCGCGCCATCCGTCCCGCGCCAGCACCATGTCGCCAAAGCCGATGGTCAGGCGGTCACGGTCGGCCTCGGCCCCCGATTTGCCCACGGCGGCCACGATCCGGCCCCAGTTCGCGTCCTCGCCCGCGATGGCGGTCTTGACCAGCGGCGAATTGGCGATGGCCATGGCGACCTTTTTCGCGTCGGCATCGGACTGCGCGCCGGTCACGCGCAACTCGACGAATTTCGTCGCCCCCTCGCCGTCGCGCACGACCAGTTGCGCCAGTTCGCGCATGACGCCGTGCAGTGCCTGCACGAAGGCTGTCCCCTCGACCGTCTCCAGCGACGCGATGGGCGAAGCCGGACTGCGCCCCGTCGCCGCGCAGATCAGCGCGTCCGAGGTCGAGGTGTCGCTGTCCACGGTGATGGCGTTGAATGTGGTCCCAAGCCCCGACGACAGCGCCTGTTGCAGCAGTTGTGCGTCGATTGCGGCGTCGGTGAACAGATAGACCAGCATCGTCGCCATGTCGGGCGCGATCATGCCCGACCCCTTGGCGATGCCGGTAATGCGGATCTCGCCGCCCTTGCCCGCGACGGTGGCGGAGGCGCCTTTGGGGAAGGTGTCGGTGGTCATGATGGCGCGCGCCGCGTCGGCCGCGCCCCCCTGATCCAGCCCGGCGACCAGATCGCCCACCACCGCAACGATACGCTCATGCGGCAACGGCTCTCCGATCACGCCGGTCGAGGATGAGAAGACCCGCGTTGCCGGAACGCCGGTGGCATCCGCCACGGCAGCCGTCACCGCATCGACGGATTCCTGCCCGCGCGCGCCGGTGAAGGCGTTGGCGTTGCCCGAATTGACGATGATCGCCGCGCCGTCGGGGGCATCGCCGCCCCCGGCCAGCTTGTCCTGGTTGTCCAGCACGCAGGCCGCGCGGGTCGAGGACCGGGTGAACGCGCCCGCGACCGTCGATCCGGCCGCGATCCGGATCAGGGTCACATCGGTGCGGCCCTGATACTTGACGCCCGCCGCGGCGCTGGCGAATTCGACGCCGGCGATCACCGGCAGGTCGGGAAACCCGGCCGGGGCCAGCGGCGACACCGGCAGTCCGGCCTTGGCCATCACTCGGCTCCCAGAAGGTCGTCGTCGTTCATCAGCGCGGGATCGAGGCCCTCGGTCTTTTCGACCGTCGCCTCGTCCACGATCTTTTCGATGGCGGCTTCGACCTTTTCGCGGCGGACAAGCTGGGCCAGTTCGTCGCGCACCTCGTCCAGCTGCGGCGCTTCCTTGACGCGGGTGTCGTTCAGCCGGATGACGTGCCAGCCGAAATCGGTCTGCACCGGGTCCGACACCTGGTCCTTTTCCATGCCCTGCACGGCCTCGGCGAAGGGCGGCACCATCTGGTCGGCGCTGAACCAGCCCAGATCGCCCTTGTTCGGGCCGCTTGGCCCGGTCGAGTTCTCTTCGGCCAGCGTGCCGAAATCGGCGCCCTCATCCAGTTGCCGTTTCAGATCCTTGGCCTTTTCCTCGCTGTCCACAAGGATATGGGCGGCCGAATATTCGGTCACCGCCTCGGCATCGGCGAACAGCCTGTCGTAAGCCGCCTTGATCTCGTCCTCGGTCGGCTCCGGCTCGGCGATCCGGCTGACGGCGGCGGTGGCCAGCGTGTTGCGCCGCTGCAGTTCCAGCTGCGCGCGGGTGCCGGCGGTTTCGGTGCCGGTCGCGGCCACGGCGGTCTGGCGGATCAGCTGGTCCAGCATCATGTCCCACAGCGCCTGATCGGGCAGGTTCGCCATCTGCGGGTCCTGGACCGACTGTTTCATCACGATCATCTGTCCAAGCGTGATGTCCTGGCCGTTCACCGTGGCCACGACCGTGTCCGCACCCTTGTCCTGCGCCAGCCCGGCCACGGGCGCCATCAGCGGGGCCGCGATGACGGCGGCGGCCAGAATCGAACGTTTCAGCATGAAAATTCCTTTGCAAGTCACACCCGGTCCCAGGACGGGACAGGGCCAGCGTTGACAGTCAGGCGGCCGAGGCATACATCCCGACGCAACCGTGGAAGGCGCCGCCGCCGCTTTCGTTCAGGCCTCTGATACGGCAATGCGGAAGGGAGGGGCAAGTGGGCCCCCTCTGACGGACTTTCCCAAGAACGTGATTGCGAAGGTAATATGCTCGGCATCGGAACTATGGCGAAGAAGGTCTTTGGCACGCCCAATGACCGCAAGGTGAAATCGACCCGCCCGCTGGTCGCCCGGATCAACGCGCTGGAGGATCAGTTCACCGCGCTGTCCGATGAGGGGCTGATCGACAAGACCCGCGAATTCCAGAAACGTGTTGCCGATGGCGAGGCGCTGGACGCGCTGCTGCCCGAAGCGTTCGCGAACTGCCGCGAGGCGGCCCGCCGCGCCCTGGGCCTGCGCGCCTTCGACGTGCAACTGATGGGCGGGATCTTTCTGCATCAGGGCAATATCGCCGAGATGAAGACCGGCGAGGGCAAGACCCTGGTCGCGACCCTGCCCGCCTATCTGAACGCGCTGACCGGCAAGGGCGTACATATCGTCACCGTCAACGACTACCTGGCCAAGCGCGACGCCGAATGGATGAGCAAGGTCTTTGCCGCACTGGGCATGACCACCGGCGTCGTCTATCCCTTCCAGGCCGAGCCGGAAAAGCGCGAGGCCTATGCCGCCGACGTGACCTATGCCACCAACAACGAGCTTGGCTTCGACTATCTGCGCGACAACATGAAGGGCAGCGTCGAGGAAATGGTCCAGCGCGGCCACAATTTCGCCATCGTGGACGAGGTGGACAGCATCCTGATCGACGAGGCGCGCACGCCGTTGATCATCTCCGGCCCCAGCCAGGACCGCAGCGAACTGTATCGGGTGCTGGACAGATACGTGCCGCTGATGGACGAAACCCATTACAAGCTGGACGAAAAGGCCCGCAACGCCACCTTCACCGAGGAAGGCAACGAGTTTCTGGAACAGAAGCTGTGGGCCGATGGCGTCCTGCCCGAGGGGCAGACGCTGTATGACCCTGAATCCACCACCATCGTCCACCACGCCAGCCAGGCCCTGCGCGCGCACAAGCTGTTCATGAAGGACCAGCACTACATGGTCCGCGACGGCGAGGTGATGCTGATCGACGAATTCACCGGCCGGATGATGAAGGGCCGCCGTCTGTCGGACGGGCTGCATCAGGCGATCGAGGCCAAGGAAGGCGTCGATATCCAGCCCGAGAACGTGACGCTGGCCAGCGTGACGTTCCAGAACTATTTCCGGCTTTACGACAAGCTGTCCGGCATGACCGGCACGGCCTCCACCGAGGCCGAGGAATTCGCCGAAATCTACAAGCTGGGCGTGGTCGAGGTTCCGACCAACCGCCCGATCCAGCGTCTGGACGAACATGATCGCGTCTATCGCACGGCGCAGGAAAAATACGCCGCCGTGATCGAGGCGATCAAGGAGGCGCACGAGAAGGGCCAGCCCACCCTGGTCGGCACCACCAGCATCGAGAAATCCGAGATGCTGTCCGAAATGCTGAAGAAGGACGGCATCCCCCACAACGTCCTGAACGCCCGCCAGCACGAGGCCGAGGCGCAGATCGTGGCCGATGCCGGCAAGCCCGGCGCCGTCACCATCGCCACCAACATGGCCGGCCGCGGCACCGACATCCAGCTTGGCGGCAATGTCGAGATGAAGGTGATGGAGGCGCTGAAGGCCGATCCCGACGCCAATCCCGACGAATTGCGCGCCCGGATCGAGCAAGAACACGCCGCCGACAAGCAGAAGGTGCTGGATGCGGGCGGGCTGTTCGTTCTGGGCACCGAACGCCATGAAAGCCGCCGGATCGACAACCAGCTTCGCGGCCGCTCGGGCCGGCAGGGCGATCCGGGGCGGTCGCTGTTCTTTCTGTCGCTGGACGACGACCTGATGCGGATCTTTGGATCGGAACGGCTGGATTCGGTCCTGTCCCGTCTGGGCATGAAGGAAGGCGAGGCCATCGTTCACCCCTGGGTCAACAAGTCGCTGGAACGCGCGCAGGCCAAGGTCGAGGGGCGCAACTTCGACATCCGCAAGCAGTTGCTGAAATTCGACGACGTGATGAACGATCAGCGCAAGGCGATCTTCAGCCAGCGCCGCGAGATCATGGACAGCGACGAGGTGGGCGAGATCGCCGCCGACATGCGCCACCAGGTGATCGAGGATCTGATCGACCAGTTCATGCCGGCCAAGTCCTATGCCGATCAGTGGGACACCGAGGGGCTGAAGGCCGCGGTGCGCGAAAAGCTGAACATGAACCTGCCAATCGAGGCCTGGGCCGATGAGGAAGGCGTGGATCAGGACGCGATGCGCGAACGGATCGAGCAGGCCACCGACGCCTATATGGCCGAGAAGGAACAGGGTTTCGGCCCCGAAAACATGCGCATGATCGAAAAGCAGGTCCTGTTGCAGATGATCGACCAGAAATGGCGCGACCATCTGCTGACGCTGGAACATCTGCGCAGCGTCGTGGGCTTTCGCGGCTATGCGCAGCGCGACCCGCTGTCGGAATACAAGACCGAGGGGTTCCAGCTGTTCGAAAAGTTGCTGGACGGCCTGCGCGGCGACGTGACGCAGCGTCTGGCGCAGATCCGCCCGCTGACCGACGCCGAGCGCGAAGAGATGCTGCGCCAGATGGCGCAGCAGCAGAAGGCCGGGCAGGAACATCTGACGATGGAACACGGCGCCGACCGGCAATCGGACGACGATCCCGACAAGCCCACACCGCTGATCGAGGGCTTCGACGAGACGGACCCCGCAACCTGGGGCAACCCCTCGCGCAACGACCCCTGCCCCTGCGGTTCGGGCAAGAAGTTCAAGCACTGCCACGGCGCGATCTGAAAACGCCGCGCCGCTGACAACATGCGCCGCGCCCGCGCTGCGGCGGCCGCGCGGGATGCGGGCGCTGATGGACAATCATTCGACGGAAGACGCGCCGCAGCCGTGTGATGTCAAGGCGGGACCGTTGCGTCGAAGACCCCCAGCTTTTCTCCCCCTTCACAAGTTCTGCCCATCGCGCCGGCCCCTGCCGGCGCGATGTTTTTACATTTGTTTACCCTGTCCGCCCTTGCCTCGGCGACAATAATCATCCATATACCATCCACACGGATGGCGATTGAGATGAGTAATGTCAGGCAGCTGCGCGACAAGCAGCCGGAAAACGAGAAGATCACGATCAATCTGGGGTTCGTGGATCTTGGGCGGATCGACCTGCTGGTGCAGGAAGGGTTCTATTCCAACCGAAGCGACCTGATCCGCACCGCGATCCGCAACCAGCTTGACAGCCATACCGAGGTGGTCAGCAGATCGCTGGAACGCCACACGATGGAGCTGGGCCTGCGCGATTACTCGGTCGCCGATCTGGAGGCGATCCGCGACGCGGGCGAGATGCTGCACGTCAAGGTCGTGGGCCTTGCCCGTATCGACCCGGACGTGACGCCCGAACTGGCGCGACAGACCATCGGCTCGATCACCGTGCTGGGCGCCTTGCAGGCCAGCGCGGCCATCAAGAAGGCACTTGCCGACCGCATCGGATAACGTGCGGAACATCTGACAAAGGAACAGAAGATGAAACTTTTCAACGCCGACGCCTTGCGTCGGGCGACCGATGGCGAACGTCTGTCGGCTGCCAACGATCTTGTGCAACGCACGCTGGCGCAGCACGGGCTTGCCCCCTCGACCGGCCAGGCCGAGACCGGGGAAATGCCCACCATGCCCGCAATGCCGTCGCTGGACGACATGCTGGCGCGGCTGGGCGGGGCGCGCATCAATGCCGGTGCGGCCGCGATCACGCTGCCCGAAGGGGCGGAGTTCCGGCAGGACAGCTTTACCTGCGAGGCCGGGACGCGCAGTTTCCGCACCTATGTTCCCGCCTCGGCGGCCAGCGGGGTCACGGGCGTCGTAGTCATGCTGCACGGCTGCACGCAGACGCCCGAGGATTTCGCCGCAGGCACCGGCATGAACGCGCTGGCCGAGCGGCACGGCTTTGTCGTGGTCTATCCGGCCCAGTCGCGGGGCGACAACGCGCAATCCTGCTGGAACTGGTTCAGCCGCGGCGATCAGCGGCGCGGACAGGGCGAACCGGCCATCCTTGCGGGCCTGACCGCGCGCGTCTGCGCCGAATTCGGCGTCGGACGGCAGAATACCTTCGTGGCCGGCCTGTCCGCCGGCGCGGCGATGGCGGTCATCCTGGGCGAAACCTATGACGACGTCTTCGCGGCGGTCGGCGCC is part of the Paracoccus stylophorae genome and encodes:
- a CDS encoding alpha/beta hydrolase family esterase, giving the protein MKLFNADALRRATDGERLSAANDLVQRTLAQHGLAPSTGQAETGEMPTMPAMPSLDDMLARLGGARINAGAAAITLPEGAEFRQDSFTCEAGTRSFRTYVPASAASGVTGVVVMLHGCTQTPEDFAAGTGMNALAERHGFVVVYPAQSRGDNAQSCWNWFSRGDQRRGQGEPAILAGLTARVCAEFGVGRQNTFVAGLSAGAAMAVILGETYDDVFAAVGAHSGLPRGAAKDVPSAFAAMAGNALDAHDLPAKAGSVRSIVFHGSADSTVHPSNGAAIARRALAGTAESVQTTAKGETGGRRFTRVVSSDADGAARVEHWVIEGQGHAWSGGQAAGSYTDPAGPDASAEMIRFFFDNTDKAL